A portion of the Tenacibaculum todarodis genome contains these proteins:
- a CDS encoding phytoene/squalene synthase family protein, which yields MKKQLFDEVSFASSKLVTKKYSTSFSLATRMLSPKIREAIYNIYGFVRFADEIVDSFHGFNKEKLLNKFEAEYYDSKNDGISLNPILNSFIQTVNKYDISDDLVQAFLKSMKADLFKTEYKTEEEYNAYIYGSADVVGLMCLKIFVDGNQAKYDELKDAAQRLGSAFQKVNFLRDIKDDFEELNRSYFPNVNFGDFNQQSKEEIIKDIEADFDFAFKNGILKLPAEAKFGVYVAYRYYRRLLKKLKDVHHTKIMETRVRISNPMKINLLARSYVKYKLNII from the coding sequence ATGAAAAAACAATTGTTTGATGAGGTTTCCTTTGCAAGTAGCAAACTTGTTACCAAAAAGTACAGTACCTCTTTCTCTTTGGCTACAAGAATGTTATCGCCAAAAATTAGAGAAGCAATTTATAATATTTATGGTTTTGTTCGTTTTGCGGATGAAATTGTAGACTCTTTTCATGGTTTTAATAAAGAAAAACTATTAAATAAATTTGAAGCGGAGTATTACGATTCTAAAAATGATGGAATTAGTTTAAATCCTATTTTAAACTCATTTATTCAAACAGTAAATAAATATGATATTTCTGATGATTTAGTTCAGGCTTTTTTAAAGAGTATGAAAGCAGATTTATTCAAAACAGAATATAAAACTGAAGAAGAATATAACGCTTATATATATGGCTCTGCAGATGTAGTTGGTTTAATGTGCTTAAAAATATTTGTAGATGGAAATCAAGCAAAATATGACGAATTAAAAGATGCTGCTCAACGTTTAGGCTCTGCATTTCAGAAAGTAAACTTTCTACGTGATATAAAAGATGATTTTGAAGAATTAAATCGTTCTTATTTTCCGAATGTGAATTTTGGCGATTTTAATCAACAATCTAAAGAAGAAATAATAAAAGACATTGAAGCAGATTTTGATTTTGCTTTTAAAAACGGAATTTTAAAATTACCAGCAGAAGCTAAATTTGGAGTATACGTTGCTTATAGATATTACAGAAGACTTTTAAAGAAATTAAAGGATGTTCATCACACGAAAATTATGGAAACACGTGTTAGAATTTCTAACCCAATGAAAATAAATTTATTGGCAAGAAGTTATGTAAAGTATAAACTAAACATCATTTAA